In Tripterygium wilfordii isolate XIE 37 chromosome 15, ASM1340144v1, whole genome shotgun sequence, one DNA window encodes the following:
- the LOC119979996 gene encoding ethylene-responsive transcription factor ERN1-like: MGRKRKGSEVMEEKNSSENNTAWDEMVKEASAEAAIGGSRRARKRFVGVRQRPSGRWVAEIKDTIQKIRVWLGTFDTAEEAARAYDEAACLLRGANTRTNFWPCSHSSSSSPALPSKITNLLLQRLQARQNSSATSPPINQQQEQQADDYKEVPGFSDTQFTDFLNDPEDYNLCENEINSISEISIDNMTTSLESCLTEKEVSGSKEMDLDNGWSDVAQTSSGNGNFGGEGEEDGEEEGTEIGALDFHFVDCVGSSVYYSPFEIAEEIEEPVEPEYYGDEPSMLRAAMKRMKYERKFSASLYAFNGIPECLKLQLGSENVTGRARSDQLTKLRNAYHKNDEKEKKAEECNSAVTEKKDSLPSSIDMGSTSSSSLSNDSESSLWNLLDLPPICFVN, from the coding sequence ATGGGTAGGAAGAGAAAGGGTAGTGAAGTTATGGAGGAGAAAAATTCTAGTGAAAACAATACGGCTTGGGATGAGATGGTGAAGGAAGCTTCTGCTGAAGCAGCAATAGGAGGGTCCAGGAGAGCTAGAAAGCGATTTGTTGGTGTCAGACAACGGCCATCAGGGAGATGGGTGGCTGAGATTAAGGACACCATACAGAAGATAAGGGTGTGGTTAGGCACATTTGACACTGCTGAGGAAGCAGCCAGAGCCTATGATGAGGCTGCTTGCTTGCTCCGTGGAGCCAATACTCGCACAAATTTCTGGCCTTGTTCCCATTCCAGTTCTTCTAGTCCAGCTCTTCCCTCAAAGATCACTAACCTTCTCCTCCAACGACTCCAAGCGAGACAAAATTCTTCTGCTACCTCTCCTCCAATCAACCAGCAACAAGAGCAACAAGCAGACGACTATAAAGAAGTACCAGGTTTCTCAGATACACAATTCACTGATTTTCTTAATGATCCTGAAGATTACAATTTGTGCGAGAATGAGATTAATAGCATAAGTGAAATCTCTATTGATAACATGACAACAAGTCTTGAATCATGTTTAACTGAGAAAGAAGTTAGTGGGAGTAAAGAAATGGATTTGGATAATGGTTGGAGTGATGTAGCGCAGACTTCTAGTGGCAATGGTAACTTTGGAggggaaggagaagaagatggagaagaagaggggacTGAGATTGGGGCCTTGGACTTTCACTTTGTGGATTGTGTTGGATCATCTGTCTACTACTCGCCCTTTGAGATTGCAGAGGAGATTGAGGAGCCGGTGGAGCCTGAATACTACGGGGACGAGCCTTCAATGCTCAGAGCTGCCATGAAGAGAATGAAGTATGAAAGGAAATTCTCTGCTTCACTCTATGCCTTTAATGGGATACctgagtgcttgaaattgcagcTTGGATCAGAAAATGTGACGGGCAGAGCAAGGTCTGATCAGCTAACAAAACTCCGGAATGCATATCATAAGAACGacgagaaagaaaagaaagcagaGGAATGCAATTCTGCAGTCACAGAGAAAAAAGACAGTTTACCAAGTTCTATAGATATGGGTTCTACCTCCTCTTCTTCATTAAGTAATGACAGTGAATCTTCACTGTGGAACCTCTTAGATCTCCCACCGATTTGCTTCGTTAACTAA
- the LOC120016273 gene encoding uncharacterized protein LOC120016273 — MGSCASKPEEGIRTHKRRRYRFKRTHGKTTTSVHDGTKNRVSDAGARVTDFTLNELVHRGFEKGATTTRRRSKVSNSKFHLTQLQWHHSQLDANVICKEDVWFDSVSILESDSDDDFCSVHGDGFSLVGSAIGNISSSQVLHYETSSRVVEGEGKYEEYHESYLQIDGSKTENFLSKDGYELPHTGKTDEFLNRKKTVDHTHGSFKGLKEHKRDSGDSALKSGLSRLVPSVSFNDKTLNASNIGPLSQKKKFETKSAVFRLSFKRRSCDGEETLEECASKRFLYRPKAGFVIPRCKGEKPAGGCWKELPPSTFKLRGETYFKDKRKSPAPNHSPYIPIGVDLFVCQRKINHIAQHIELPNAKADGKIPPLLIVNIQMPTYPAAMFLGDSDGEGMSLVLYFKVSEDIDKNISSQYQDNIMRLVEDEMEKVKGFAKDSVVPFRERLKIMAGLVNPEDLGLSSAEKKLVHAYNEKPVLSRPQHDFYMGHNYFEIDLDIHRFGYISRKGLESFRDRLRNGVIDLGLTIQAQKPEELPEQVLCCLRLNKIDFVDHGQIPTLVTIDDD, encoded by the exons ATGGGCAGTTGCGCGTCAAAACCGGAAGAAGGAATTAGAACACACAAAAGACGACGCTACAGGTTCAAGAGAACCCATGGGAAGACTACCACTTCTGTTCATGATGGAACAAAGAATAGGGTGAGTGATGCAGGAGCTCGTGTCACAGATTTCACCCTTAATGAGCTTGTTCATAGGGGTTTTGAGAAGGGTGCAACCACCACTCGCAGAAGATCTAAGGTTTCCAATTCAAAATTCCATCTCACTCAGTTGCAATGGCACCATAGTCAGCTTGATGCAAATG TAATTTGCAAAGAGGATGTTTGGTTCGACTCAGTCAGCATCCTGGAATCAGACTCTGATGATGACTTCTGCAGTGTGCATGGAG ACGGTTTTTCGCTGGTTGGCAGTGCAATTGGGAACATCTCTAGTAGCCAAGTGCTTCACTATGAAACTTCTTCACGAGTTGTGGAGGGCGAGGGTAAATATGAAGAATACCATGAAAGTTATTTACAAATAGATGGAAGTAAAACTGAGAATTTTTTGAGCAAGGATGGATACGAGCTTCCACACACAGGGAAGACTGATGAATTTCTCAACAGGAAGAAGACCGTAGATCATACACATGGAAGCTTTAAAGGTCTAAAAGAGCATAAACGCGATTCTGGCGACAGTGCTTTAAAATCTGGCTTGTCTCGGTTGGTTCCTTCTGTAAGCTTCAATGACAAGACACTTAATGCTTCAAACATTGGTCCACTgtctcaaaagaaaaaatttgagACAAAATCCGCAGTTTTCAGGCTTTCTTTTAAGAGGAGATCATGCGATGGAGAAGAAACACTCGAAGAAT GTGCTTCAAAAAGATTCTTGTATCGCCCAAAAGCAGGATTTGTTATTCCACGTTGCAAAGGAGAGAAGCCAGCCGGAGGATGCTGGAAAGAACTTCCACCTTCAACATTCAAACTCCGTGGCGAAACATATTTCAA GGATAAGCGGAAGTCCCCTGCTCCAAATCATAGTCCATACATTCCAATTGGTGTCGATTTATTTGTCTGCCAGAGAAAGATAAATCACATCGCGCAACATATTGAACTTCCGAATGCTAAAGCAGATGGGAAGATCCCTCCTCTTCTTATTGTAAATATTCAG ATGCCTACCTATCCTGCTGCAATGTTCCTCGGCGATAGTGATGGGGAAGGGATGAGCCTCGTACTTTATTTTAAAGTTTCTGAAGATATTGACAAGAATATCTCTTCCCAATATCAGGACAACATCATG AGATTGGTTGAAGATGAGATGGAAAAGGTGAAAGGGTTTGCAAAAGACTCTGTTGTTCCTTTCAGAGAGAGGCTTAAGATCATGGCGGGTTTAGTTAATCCGGAGGACCTCGGCCTGAGCTCTGCTGAAAAGAAACTTGTACATGCTTATAATGAAAAGCCAGTACTTTCTCGGCCCCAGCACGATTTCTATATG GGTCATAATTATTTCGAGATTGATCTGGATATTCATCGATTCGGCTATATATCAAGGAAGGGACTTGAATCATTCCGGGATCGTTTGAGAAATGGAGTCATTGATCTGGGCTTGACTATCCAG GCTCAAAAACCAGAAGAACTACCAGAGCAAGTTTTGTGCTGTCTAAGATTGAACaagattgattttgttgatCATGGTCAAATACCAACGCTAGTTACCATCGATGATGATTGA